One Nitrospiria bacterium genomic window, CCTGTACCGTTCAATCTGGCAGGCCTTTGCGGTCCTGCTCCCGATCAAGACCGTCGGCGTGATGGGGGACGAGCGCACGTACGAGCCTGTCGTGGCGATACGGGCCGTTCACAGCCAGGACGGGATGACGGCCGATTGGGTCAAGCTGCCGCACGAGGTGCTGGAGCGGATCTCGAACCGGATCGTGAATGAGGTCCGGGGGGTCAACCGGGTGGTTTACGACGTATCGTCCAAGCCGCCGAGCACGATCGAGTGGGAGTAGGAGGCGGCTGAATAAGTCCATCGGCTTCGTTGCCGAAGACGGCGAACCGAGAAGAGGCGCCTTCGGCCCCGATTATATTCCGCGTCGCTGACTCAACGCGGTGCGGTTTCTCGGGCCCTCGGAGATCCTCAGGTACCTGCTTTGTACGCTGCGGTCTCCTCGGTCCCTGCGGCATTGCGACCCACTTCCAGTAATAAAAATACTGGAAGTCCCCGGAGGGGGCATCTGGAGCTTTTTGAGCCGCCTCAAGAGAATGAGGGTTTCTCAGCAACCGATACGGGTGTAAATGATGCTCGAACGAATACAGAAAATCATCTCGATGGCCGGGATCGCCTCGCGCCGAAAGGCCGAGGAAATGATGCGGGCGGGCGCCGTGACGGTCAACGGACGCGTGGTCCGCGAGCTGGGCCGCAAGGCCGATCCGGAACGGGATCATATCAAGGTCTCGGGGAAACTCATCAATCCCAAGCAGGTCAAGGTGTACCTTATGCTGAACAAACCCCGCGAGGTGGTCACGACGCTGTCCGATCCGATGGGACGCGTGACGGTCAAGGCGTTGCTCCGGGGGGTACGGGCCCGCGTCTATCCGGTCGGGAGGCTCGATTATGACAGTGAAGGTCTGCTGCTTCTGACCAATGACGGCGACCTGGTGCAAAGAATGCTGCACCCCAGCTTTGAGGTTCCAAAAACGTACGAGGTCAAGGTCAAGGGGATTTTGACGGACCCGGAGATCCTGGAGGTTTCAAGGGGAGTGGTTTTATCGGAGGGTCGGACGCTGCCCTGCCGGATCCGAAAAATCAAGAAAACGGAAAAGAATTCCTGGCTGGAAATGACCATCCATGAAGGGCGAAACCGTCAGATCCGCCGCATGCTGGAGAAGATCGA contains:
- a CDS encoding pseudouridine synthase encodes the protein MMLERIQKIISMAGIASRRKAEEMMRAGAVTVNGRVVRELGRKADPERDHIKVSGKLINPKQVKVYLMLNKPREVVTTLSDPMGRVTVKALLRGVRARVYPVGRLDYDSEGLLLLTNDGDLVQRMLHPSFEVPKTYEVKVKGILTDPEILEVSRGVVLSEGRTLPCRIRKIKKTEKNSWLEMTIHEGRNRQIRRMLEKIDHPVLKLKRIRMATLELGALPIGRYRYLTAGEIRSLKALGSKSRLPTVAPKSRKAVGE